The following coding sequences are from one Triticum dicoccoides isolate Atlit2015 ecotype Zavitan chromosome 4A, WEW_v2.0, whole genome shotgun sequence window:
- the LOC119287976 gene encoding NADH-ubiquinone oxidoreductase chain 6 produces MRLLAPAFKFHFKGGRRTMILSVLSSPALVSGLMVVRAKNPVHSVLFPILVFCDTSGLLILLGLDFSAMISPVVHIGAIAVSFLFVVMMFNIQIAEIHEEVLRYLPVSGIIGLIFWWEMFFILDNETIPLLPTHRNTTSLRYTVYAGKVRSWTNLETLGNLLYTYYSVWFLVSSLILLVAMIGAIVLTMHRTTKVKRQDVFRRNALDSRSHIMNRTISPFGHTHRRSFSSGAGGPPDNYKETFKMWI; encoded by the coding sequence atgcgtcttcttgctccagcattCAAGTTCCATTTCAAGGGAGGACGACGTACCATGATACTTTCTGTTTTGTCGAGCCCTGCTTTGGTCTCTGGTTTGATGGTTGTACGTGCTAAAAATCCGGTACATTCCGTTTTGTTTCCCATCCTAGTCTTTTGCGACACTTCTGGTTTACTTATTTTGTTAGGTCTCGACTTCTCCGCTATGATCTCCCCAGTAGTTCATATAGGAGCTATTGCCGTTTCATTCCTATTCGTGGTTATGATGTTCAATATTCAAATAGCGGAGATTCACGAAGAAGTATTGCGCTATTTACCAGTGAGTGGTATTATTGGACTGATCTTTTGGTGGGAAATGTTCTTCATTTTAGATAATGAAACCATTCCATTACTACCAACCCACAGAAATACGACCTCTCTGAGATATACGGTTTATGCCGGAAAGGTACGAAGTTGGACTAATTTGGAAACATTGGGCAATTTACTTTATACCTACTATTCCGTCTGGTTTTTGGTTTCTAGTCTGATTTTATTAGTTGCTATGATTGGGGCTATAGTACTTACTATGCATAGGACTACAAAGGTGAAAAGACAGGATGTATTCCGACGAAATGCCTTGGATTCTAGGAGCCATATAATGAACAGGACTATTTCTCCTTTTGGCCATACCCATAGAAGAAGCTTCTCCTCCGGAGCGGGGGGGCCGCCTGACAATTACAAAGAAACCTTTAAAATGTGGATTTAG